In Asanoa sp. WMMD1127, one genomic interval encodes:
- a CDS encoding MFS transporter: MRFLLVTVFVDLLGLGIVVPVVPALMVDLTGRSADAVAWSGLLGSAFGLAQFLTAPLLGRLADRYGRRPVLLASLACLGLDWVGHALTPTVGLLLVCHAIAGACAGTTTVVNAYVADVTPPERRADAYALVGSAFGLGFVAGPVLGGLLGAVDPRLPFWAAAGLALANVAYGWRVLPESRPGDRTTPLRPNVANPLGAIAAVLRRPVLGRLTVARFCADVARMTHQSMWTFFVTCQFAWTTAQVGVTMAAGALAGAAFQARAVGPVVRRLGDRRAAVLGGAAGATALGGLAFATTPAAVYGLQAVGVLGAVGAAATQSLISRATGDAEQGAVNGALTGVAAVAELTVPITAGALFAWSLGHGAPGAVFLGAALFAGASVTLIATSGGPPPQADSPMEAEQG, translated from the coding sequence ATGCGCTTCCTGCTCGTCACCGTGTTCGTCGATCTGCTCGGCCTGGGCATCGTCGTGCCGGTCGTGCCCGCCCTCATGGTGGACCTCACCGGGCGGTCCGCCGACGCCGTCGCCTGGTCGGGTCTGCTCGGGTCCGCGTTCGGCCTGGCCCAGTTCCTCACCGCGCCGTTGCTCGGGCGGCTCGCCGACCGCTACGGTCGCCGGCCCGTGCTGCTCGCCTCGCTGGCCTGTCTCGGCCTCGACTGGGTCGGGCACGCGCTGACGCCCACGGTCGGCCTGCTGCTGGTCTGCCACGCCATCGCCGGCGCCTGCGCGGGCACGACCACCGTCGTCAACGCGTACGTCGCCGACGTCACCCCGCCCGAGCGGCGCGCCGACGCGTACGCCCTGGTCGGGTCGGCCTTCGGGCTCGGGTTCGTCGCCGGGCCGGTGCTGGGCGGCCTGCTCGGCGCCGTCGACCCGCGGCTGCCGTTCTGGGCGGCGGCCGGTCTCGCCCTGGCCAACGTCGCCTACGGCTGGCGCGTGCTGCCGGAGTCGCGGCCCGGTGACCGGACCACGCCGCTGCGGCCGAACGTGGCCAACCCGCTCGGCGCCATCGCGGCCGTGCTGCGCCGGCCCGTCCTCGGCCGGCTCACGGTCGCCCGCTTCTGCGCCGACGTCGCCCGGATGACGCACCAGTCAATGTGGACGTTCTTCGTGACCTGTCAGTTCGCCTGGACCACCGCCCAGGTCGGCGTCACGATGGCCGCGGGCGCCCTGGCCGGGGCCGCCTTCCAGGCTCGGGCGGTCGGTCCGGTCGTGCGGCGGCTCGGCGACCGGCGGGCCGCCGTGCTCGGCGGCGCGGCCGGCGCGACGGCCCTCGGTGGTCTGGCGTTCGCGACGACGCCGGCCGCGGTCTACGGTCTGCAGGCCGTCGGTGTGCTCGGCGCCGTCGGGGCCGCGGCCACCCAGTCCTTGATCTCCCGCGCCACCGGGGATGCGGAGCAGGGCGCGGTCAACGGCGCGCTGACCGGGGTCGCCGCGGTGGCCGAGCTGACCGTGCCGATCACGGCCGGCGCGCTGTTCGCCTGGTCGCTCGGCCACGGCGCACCGGGCGCCGTCTTCCTCGGGGCGGCGCTGTTCGCGGGCGCGTCGGTGACGCTGATCGCCACCAGCGGGGGCCCGCCACCGCAGGCTGATTCGCCGATGGAAGCAGAGCAAGGCTGA
- a CDS encoding winged helix-turn-helix transcriptional regulator, translated as MYRVEAHEEAVVIARVRAVDEACGVAQAAAVMGDWWNLLVLREVARGRHRFDALVGELAVSRRVLTERLAHLVEHGMLDRTPYQERPARYEYRLTPRGEGFLPVLVGMQDWADRWLLGDGTLTATAPAAGAESDRVRALVGTRVPPVSLPAADGPPRDVLDGPTVLFTYPATGPHPAGWGSIEGTFGCTLENRLFRDRWAEFTSAGLSVRGVSTQRPDEQAAFAAAEKVPFPLLSDVDLALTAALRLPAVRIAQQQRLKRLVLVADRDRVVRHTIFPVTDIPAAVDEALTVGRGL; from the coding sequence ATGTACAGAGTCGAGGCGCACGAGGAGGCCGTGGTGATCGCTCGGGTACGGGCCGTCGACGAGGCGTGCGGTGTCGCCCAGGCGGCCGCCGTCATGGGCGACTGGTGGAACCTGCTCGTGCTGCGCGAGGTGGCGCGCGGGCGGCACCGCTTCGATGCGCTGGTCGGCGAGCTCGCGGTCTCGCGACGCGTGCTCACCGAGCGGCTGGCGCACCTCGTCGAGCACGGGATGCTCGACCGCACGCCCTACCAGGAGCGCCCGGCGCGCTACGAATATCGCCTGACCCCGCGCGGCGAAGGGTTCCTGCCGGTGCTCGTCGGCATGCAGGACTGGGCCGACCGCTGGCTGCTCGGCGACGGCACGCTGACCGCGACGGCGCCGGCGGCGGGTGCCGAGAGCGACCGGGTACGCGCGCTGGTCGGCACCCGCGTGCCGCCGGTGTCCCTGCCGGCGGCGGACGGTCCGCCGCGCGACGTGCTCGACGGCCCGACCGTGCTGTTTACCTATCCCGCGACCGGCCCCCACCCGGCCGGCTGGGGTTCGATCGAGGGCACGTTCGGCTGCACGCTGGAGAACCGGCTGTTCCGCGACCGGTGGGCGGAGTTCACCTCGGCCGGCCTCTCCGTGCGGGGCGTGAGCACCCAGCGACCCGACGAGCAGGCCGCGTTCGCCGCCGCGGAGAAGGTGCCGTTCCCGCTGCTGTCCGATGTGGACCTGGCGCTGACGGCGGCGCTGCGCCTGCCGGCGGTGCGGATCGCCCAGCAGCAGCGGCTCAAGCGCCTCGTGCTGGTCGCCGACCGCGACCGGGTGGTCCGTCACACGATCTTCCCGGTGACCGACATCCCGGCCGCGGTCGACGAAGCCTTGACCGTGGGCCGCGGGCTGTGA
- a CDS encoding ABC transporter permease, with amino-acid sequence MATAMPTLRRNWLVTLRAYQWTYFVGTLATGILTVGLAYLAYHAIGGGRAGGDFAAAAGTADYLGYVTVGAAASMFTVRMVLWVAKAQITEQREGTLESQVLAPARRLPYLIGVGLQALTTTVVEVAVMLAFAIAIGVRLPAPDPLTLLAAFVAASVAVFGISVPLSAIMITAGEAHITQNTLFVAMGLLCGFTFPPSYLPDPLRWLGEALPVTSALRALRAATLDHAPLSAAAPDLLLCLALGLAYLLVGLRLLAPAERVAIQRGGSA; translated from the coding sequence GTGGCCACCGCCATGCCGACATTGCGGCGCAACTGGTTGGTCACCCTGCGGGCCTACCAGTGGACCTACTTCGTCGGGACGCTGGCCACGGGCATCCTCACGGTCGGCCTGGCCTACCTGGCCTACCACGCGATCGGGGGCGGCCGGGCCGGCGGCGACTTCGCGGCCGCCGCCGGCACGGCGGACTACCTCGGCTACGTCACCGTCGGCGCCGCCGCCTCGATGTTCACCGTGCGGATGGTGCTCTGGGTGGCCAAGGCCCAGATCACCGAGCAGCGGGAGGGCACGCTGGAGAGCCAGGTGCTGGCTCCGGCCCGGCGGCTGCCGTACCTGATCGGGGTCGGCCTGCAGGCCCTGACCACGACGGTGGTCGAGGTGGCCGTGATGCTGGCTTTCGCGATCGCGATCGGGGTACGCCTCCCGGCGCCGGACCCGCTCACCCTGCTCGCCGCGTTCGTGGCCGCCTCCGTCGCGGTCTTCGGCATCTCCGTGCCGCTGAGCGCCATCATGATCACCGCAGGCGAGGCGCACATCACGCAGAACACGCTGTTCGTCGCGATGGGGCTGCTCTGCGGGTTCACCTTCCCGCCGAGCTACCTGCCCGACCCGCTGCGCTGGCTCGGCGAGGCGCTGCCGGTCACCTCGGCCCTCCGGGCGCTGCGCGCGGCGACGCTCGACCACGCGCCGCTCTCCGCCGCCGCCCCGGATCTCCTGCTCTGCCTCGCCCTCGGCCTGGCCTATCTGCTCGTCGGGCTCCGCCTGCTCGCGCCCGCGGAGCGCGTGGCCATCCAACGTGGAGGATCAGCGTGA
- a CDS encoding ABC transporter ATP-binding protein — MIVTENLRKTFPAQRKLLRRAGVETLAVDGLSLTIPPGAVTGLLGLNGAGKTTTIKVLATLLRPTAGTVTVDGLDVVGNARAIRHRINLIAGGERMVYARLTGRENLWYFGQLYDVPRTVLKARIDDLLALVGLTDAADTLVERYSRGMRQRLSIARGLINEPAYLLLDEPTLGLDAPIARDLRAVVANLARDGVGVLLTSHYLAEVEQLCGHVYVIDHGRLVAEGSPTALTAGTRLPHTVELTLAERAAAVDAAVGALGVEVETGLDAENRPTYVLRSPDDLAGELATAVVRAGGAIVRLEVTPPTLEDAILAMAGTRAPAVAR, encoded by the coding sequence GTGATCGTCACCGAGAACCTGCGCAAGACGTTTCCCGCGCAGCGCAAGCTGTTGCGGCGCGCCGGCGTCGAGACCCTGGCCGTCGACGGCCTGTCGTTGACGATCCCGCCCGGCGCGGTGACCGGGCTGCTCGGGCTCAACGGCGCCGGCAAGACCACCACCATCAAGGTGCTCGCCACCCTGCTGCGGCCGACCGCGGGCACGGTCACGGTCGACGGCCTCGACGTGGTCGGCAACGCCCGCGCGATCCGCCACCGGATCAACCTCATCGCCGGTGGCGAGCGCATGGTCTACGCGCGACTCACCGGCCGGGAGAACCTCTGGTACTTCGGCCAGCTCTACGACGTGCCCCGCACGGTCCTCAAAGCCCGGATCGACGACCTGCTGGCGCTGGTCGGACTGACCGACGCCGCCGACACCCTGGTCGAGCGTTACAGCCGTGGCATGCGCCAGCGGCTCAGCATCGCCCGTGGGCTGATCAACGAGCCGGCGTACCTCCTGCTCGACGAACCGACCCTCGGCCTCGACGCGCCGATCGCCCGCGACCTGCGGGCGGTGGTCGCCAACCTGGCCCGCGACGGCGTCGGCGTGCTGCTCACCTCGCATTACCTGGCCGAGGTCGAGCAGCTGTGCGGGCACGTCTACGTCATCGACCACGGCCGGCTGGTGGCCGAGGGCAGCCCGACCGCGCTGACCGCCGGCACCCGCCTGCCGCACACCGTCGAACTCACCCTGGCCGAGCGGGCGGCCGCCGTCGACGCGGCCGTCGGCGCGCTCGGCGTCGAGGTCGAGACCGGGCTGGACGCCGAGAACCGGCCCACCTACGTGCTGCGCAGCCCCGACGACCTGGCCGGCGAGCTGGCCACCGCGGTCGTCCGGGCCGGTGGCGCGATCGTGCGGCTGGAGGTCACCCCGCCGACCCTGGAGGACGCCATCCTGGCGATGGCCGGCACCAGGGCCCCGGCGGTGGCGCGATGA
- a CDS encoding ABC transporter permease — protein MRAALRVFAAEGLKQHRRIFGSKLVVFSMLLWPVLTLATTYYTVLPVAQSPAAAARWPLVAEPGRLLAFLAAGALAYTFFFSLVQSAWHFSWERVSGTLEAMFLTPASRMALVVANGSSALVQNAWLFGCFGVAAAVATGTLHLAHPGMLAIAALALLVPAVAWGAFLNSLLMFSRDSAFLYTLLDDPLWFVAGVRLPLFALPVWVKAIGLAFPLTTSLTVLRGALLDGRDVGQLAADLVFLAALSAGLLALTAVLLRVGERHAQRTGSLQLF, from the coding sequence ATGAGAGCCGCGCTGCGGGTCTTCGCCGCCGAGGGTCTCAAGCAGCACCGCCGGATCTTCGGCAGCAAGCTGGTCGTGTTCTCGATGCTGCTGTGGCCGGTGCTGACGCTGGCCACGACCTACTACACGGTGCTGCCCGTGGCGCAGTCGCCGGCCGCCGCCGCCCGCTGGCCCCTGGTCGCGGAGCCCGGACGGCTGCTGGCCTTCCTGGCGGCCGGCGCGCTGGCGTACACCTTCTTCTTCTCGCTCGTGCAGTCCGCCTGGCACTTCTCGTGGGAACGGGTCAGCGGCACGCTCGAGGCGATGTTCCTGACGCCGGCCAGCCGGATGGCGCTCGTCGTCGCCAACGGCTCCAGCGCGCTGGTGCAGAACGCCTGGCTGTTCGGGTGCTTCGGCGTCGCGGCGGCGGTCGCCACCGGCACGCTGCACCTGGCGCATCCCGGGATGCTGGCGATCGCCGCCCTCGCGCTGCTGGTGCCCGCGGTCGCCTGGGGCGCGTTCCTCAACAGCCTCCTGATGTTCAGCCGCGACTCGGCCTTCCTCTACACGCTGCTCGACGATCCACTGTGGTTCGTCGCCGGGGTGCGGCTGCCGCTGTTCGCGCTTCCGGTCTGGGTCAAGGCGATCGGCCTCGCGTTCCCGCTGACCACGAGCCTGACGGTGCTGCGCGGGGCGCTCCTGGACGGCCGGGACGTCGGTCAGCTGGCCGCCGACCTGGTCTTCCTGGCCGCCCTGTCGGCAGGGCTGCTCGCCCTGACCGCGGTGCTGCTGCGGGTGGGAGAGCGCCACGCGCAGCGCACCGGCTCGCTGCAGTTGTTCTGA